The proteins below come from a single Leptospiraceae bacterium genomic window:
- a CDS encoding class I SAM-dependent methyltransferase, with amino-acid sequence MKNEYIHTYEESEQQRLVAQAEFLAPYTHPFLSFEPTDSILEIGCGVGAQMKIILEKRKLKKLTGIDLEPKQIEKAKTLLYNQINQGKVELTVGSGINLPYADGSFDVVYIFFVLEHFIDPKSILKEIKRVLKPNGKFYCTEVFNAGTYIYPDNPFLVNYWKKFNDLQTAIGGNPHIGIELSNLCIDSGFIIDKFVSTAPLLDKRMIDSTERKRFLNMWETLFLSGYSMLYDRGIINKEDNKLVSLEFEKILVNPNSIFLYTCWQVLAINQMEQTDELPYGDWKD; translated from the coding sequence GTGAAGAATGAATATATCCATACTTATGAAGAAAGCGAACAACAAAGGTTAGTCGCTCAAGCAGAGTTTTTAGCTCCGTATACACACCCTTTTCTAAGTTTTGAACCAACAGACTCCATTTTGGAGATTGGATGCGGTGTCGGTGCTCAAATGAAAATTATCCTTGAAAAAAGAAAACTTAAAAAGTTAACCGGAATTGATTTGGAACCAAAACAAATCGAAAAGGCAAAAACCTTACTTTATAATCAAATAAATCAAGGCAAAGTAGAATTAACTGTTGGTTCGGGAATAAATTTGCCTTATGCAGATGGAAGTTTTGACGTTGTGTATATTTTTTTTGTTTTAGAACATTTTATAGATCCAAAATCTATATTAAAAGAAATAAAACGAGTATTAAAACCAAATGGAAAATTTTATTGCACAGAAGTATTTAATGCGGGAACCTATATTTATCCAGATAATCCATTCTTAGTTAATTACTGGAAGAAGTTTAATGATCTACAAACGGCTATTGGTGGTAATCCGCATATCGGAATCGAACTTTCCAATTTATGTATAGATTCAGGATTTATAATTGACAAATTTGTTTCTACAGCACCTTTATTGGATAAAAGAATGATTGATAGCACAGAACGAAAACGATTTTTAAATATGTGGGAAACTCTGTTTCTGAGCGGTTATTCAATGTTATACGATAGAGGCATTATCAATAAAGAAGACAACAAACTAGTATCTTTAGAATTTGAAAAAATTCTTGTAAATCCGAATTCAATTTTTTTGTATACCTGTTGGCAAGTTTTAGCAATTAACCAAATGGAACAAACGGACGAATTACCATATGGCGACTGGAAAGATTAG
- a CDS encoding PTS sugar transporter subunit IIA, with protein sequence MNHLLELITPNNIIYDLKATDKEDVISILVEHGVKIGSISNSASSEIITSLLNREKSMSTGIGSGVAIPHCSVSLVDDLKVVIGLSKEGIAFEAIDKMPVHIFILLIVPKNKFQEHIKTLALIAKTLNLKEERNKLIYASTYDDILSAFSH encoded by the coding sequence ATGAATCATCTCCTAGAACTTATTACTCCGAATAATATTATCTATGATTTGAAGGCGACCGATAAAGAAGACGTGATTTCCATTCTTGTGGAGCACGGTGTAAAAATCGGAAGTATCTCCAACTCAGCTAGTTCAGAAATAATTACATCTTTACTGAATCGCGAAAAATCTATGTCAACTGGAATTGGAAGTGGCGTGGCGATTCCCCATTGTTCTGTTAGTTTAGTTGATGATCTAAAAGTTGTCATTGGACTTTCCAAAGAAGGAATCGCGTTTGAGGCAATAGATAAAATGCCTGTGCATATTTTTATTTTGCTAATTGTTCCCAAAAACAAATTCCAAGAACATATCAAAACTCTTGCTCTCATAGCAAAAACATTAAACTTAAAAGAAGAACGTAATAAATTAATCTACGCTAGTACGTACGATGATATATTGTCTGCATTTTCTCATTAG
- a CDS encoding MCE family protein: MKYTIVGLVFFGLMAISFNYTIVEKTNTDLVYPYRMKLYYTRIDGLREGTEVSVKGVDYGLIKEIKKVPVNEVPDQRFLEPGKSHAIELTLIVKEPITLWENYEVKFKNKTSFSGRSIDIDPGNFEDDKSTFFKPAYKKEGEIPYHSPSAKYYDDFFVASHSTLEENRNDIRRTMINLRELSYKLKSDKGTLPQLTNTEVVYDNLLDTSADARILLKEFRRYQEGIRETDTIFIPFSLVLYRQLVGSIYGNQY, translated from the coding sequence ATGAAATATACCATAGTAGGTTTAGTTTTTTTTGGGTTAATGGCAATTAGCTTCAATTATACAATCGTAGAAAAAACGAATACGGATTTAGTATATCCTTATAGAATGAAGTTATATTACACACGTATAGACGGGTTACGCGAAGGCACTGAAGTTTCTGTTAAAGGTGTTGATTATGGATTAATAAAAGAAATTAAAAAAGTTCCAGTCAATGAAGTTCCAGATCAAAGATTTTTAGAACCCGGAAAATCTCATGCGATTGAGTTAACACTTATCGTGAAAGAGCCCATTACTCTTTGGGAAAACTATGAAGTCAAATTTAAAAATAAAACAAGTTTTTCAGGAAGAAGTATAGACATTGATCCAGGAAATTTTGAGGACGATAAAAGCACTTTTTTTAAACCAGCTTATAAGAAGGAAGGGGAAATTCCATATCATTCACCTTCCGCAAAATACTACGATGATTTTTTTGTAGCTTCTCATAGTACTTTAGAAGAGAACCGAAATGATATTCGTAGAACGATGATTAATCTGAGGGAACTTAGTTATAAGTTAAAGTCGGATAAGGGAACTTTGCCTCAATTAACAAATACGGAAGTAGTATATGACAACCTTTTGGATACGTCCGCAGATGCTCGAATTTTATTGAAAGAATTTAGAAGATACCAAGAAGGAATTAGAGAAACGGATACGATCTTTATCCCTTTTTCGTTAGTTTTATATCGCCAATTAGTTGGTTCCATTTACGGAAATCAATACTAA
- a CDS encoding sterol desaturase family protein gives MLGFISGLLYANAIEWFAHKYLLHEEGKKKDSFWRFHWADHHKLVRQNNFRDISYEKSLLEWNPQSKELFALTITGIVHLPLVVISPSFVTGLYFSGAYYYYVHKKAHLDPDWAMEFLPWHYDHHMGADQDKNFCVTFPLFDYVMGTRVRYIGTKRELEDKKRRLDKIAAT, from the coding sequence ATGTTAGGTTTTATTTCAGGTTTATTGTATGCAAATGCAATAGAATGGTTTGCTCATAAATATCTTTTGCACGAAGAAGGAAAAAAGAAAGATAGTTTTTGGCGATTTCACTGGGCAGATCACCACAAATTAGTTCGCCAGAATAACTTTCGAGATATTTCCTATGAAAAAAGCCTATTGGAGTGGAATCCCCAAAGTAAGGAATTATTCGCCCTAACAATAACTGGAATTGTTCATTTGCCGTTAGTCGTAATTTCTCCAAGTTTTGTGACAGGTCTTTATTTCTCTGGGGCATATTACTATTATGTTCATAAGAAAGCACATTTAGATCCAGACTGGGCAATGGAATTTCTGCCTTGGCATTATGATCATCATATGGGGGCGGACCAAGATAAAAATTTTTGCGTTACTTTTCCTTTATTTGATTATGTGATGGGAACTAGGGTTAGATATATAGGAACTAAACGAGAATTAGAAGATAAAAAAAGACGATTGGATAAAATTGCCGCAACATAA
- a CDS encoding PQQ-like beta-propeller repeat protein → MKIFISTGFLLLFYLQIFSDPEKLPSEFAYNFDCTSNKSCNLLLNQSEDELSTSDGEYKYYGNNLGEFFCEEISASKKLKWKRTLGAGIFVKPLILEDKVIFGSKDGSLYSLNKNNGVILWKYNTAGEIMSSASANKEQIVFGSTDGNIYSITQKHGSKKWLHLANSKINTNPVVFNDKVFFGDSDGNFYCLNADNGSLLWKITLSGTILPHPSVDKNNLYIATSNNLLAIELKSGKQLWKVGLPKLTKANVQVTGDSILLYDFIDSITYYNPYNGRKLGTRFQKGSTNQKIYNFDGELTN, encoded by the coding sequence GTGAAAATTTTTATTTCTACTGGATTTCTTTTACTATTCTATTTACAAATATTTTCTGATCCAGAAAAATTACCGTCTGAGTTTGCCTATAACTTTGACTGCACGTCCAACAAATCTTGTAACCTACTATTAAATCAATCGGAAGATGAATTATCTACAAGTGATGGCGAATACAAATACTATGGGAATAATTTAGGTGAATTTTTTTGCGAAGAAATTTCTGCTTCAAAAAAATTAAAATGGAAACGTACTCTTGGTGCAGGAATTTTCGTTAAACCACTCATCCTTGAAGATAAAGTTATATTTGGTTCAAAGGACGGATCTCTTTACTCTCTAAATAAAAACAACGGAGTAATTCTTTGGAAATACAATACTGCCGGCGAAATAATGTCATCCGCATCAGCAAACAAAGAACAAATTGTATTTGGTAGTACAGACGGAAATATTTATTCTATCACTCAAAAACACGGATCAAAAAAATGGTTACATTTAGCAAATTCCAAAATTAATACAAATCCAGTAGTATTTAATGATAAAGTTTTTTTTGGTGATTCTGACGGAAATTTTTATTGCTTAAATGCGGATAATGGCTCTTTGCTCTGGAAAATAACTTTATCTGGAACAATTCTTCCTCATCCATCCGTAGATAAAAATAATTTATACATAGCAACGTCAAATAATCTTTTGGCGATAGAATTGAAATCAGGAAAACAACTTTGGAAAGTAGGCCTGCCTAAACTCACAAAAGCAAATGTGCAAGTAACAGGGGACTCTATTTTATTATACGACTTTATTGATTCAATAACTTATTACAATCCTTACAATGGTAGAAAATTAGGAACTCGTTTTCAAAAAGGTTCAACCAATCAAAAAATTTACAACTTCGATGGAGAGTTAACCAATTAA
- a CDS encoding TetR/AcrR family transcriptional regulator, with protein MRKNKNKTKERILKVAMELVYEKGFINTSVQDILDKCKLTKPAFYYYFPSKDALGLEYLTKQEELNREYLLVLMNSSKTPEEFAAKWVSVIKKWIKVKKYNGCPFVNFLNQLEIGNTKFNAKFKEIELSWTSLYKNYLRIQAEKGLIDKNTNLDKAARKMALIYEGSINLWKMSKDVKYLDFMGEELKELMISLEVKK; from the coding sequence ATGAGAAAAAATAAAAACAAAACTAAAGAACGTATTCTGAAAGTTGCAATGGAACTTGTTTACGAAAAAGGTTTTATAAATACATCTGTTCAGGATATACTCGATAAATGTAAACTTACCAAACCTGCCTTTTACTATTATTTCCCGTCCAAGGATGCTCTGGGATTGGAGTATTTAACTAAACAAGAAGAGTTAAATAGAGAGTATCTCCTAGTTCTTATGAATTCTAGCAAAACCCCTGAAGAATTTGCAGCAAAGTGGGTAAGTGTCATAAAAAAATGGATTAAAGTAAAAAAATACAACGGTTGTCCATTTGTAAATTTTTTAAACCAATTAGAAATTGGGAATACTAAGTTTAATGCCAAATTTAAAGAAATTGAATTAAGTTGGACTTCCTTATATAAAAATTATCTACGAATCCAAGCAGAGAAAGGTTTGATTGATAAAAATACAAACTTGGATAAAGCAGCGCGCAAAATGGCTTTAATTTATGAGGGTTCGATTAATCTTTGGAAAATGAGTAAAGATGTAAAGTATCTTGATTTTATGGGAGAGGAATTAAAAGAGTTAATGATTTCTCTCGAGGTGAAAAAATGA
- a CDS encoding ABC transporter permease, giving the protein MSLVLRILFILSVVIGIFSMKAPVSIDLNYSNLPPFKLWEHPLGCDRLGRDVYALFAYGSFTTFLISIPARMITLLFSVCIAFLSYTSNKYFDFIIDSLASVFLSLPSFLVALIVLYSLGSELYVFYIAIVVSDWAFSFESIQAKIREVKESGYVVAAKTMGGNDFYLFKKHIYPEIISMLGILFITGIPAVIMTVSIFSYMGIDFGTEFLGPGLGEQIAFSKDYFLVSPLSLFTPILGILFLVLSLGRKQ; this is encoded by the coding sequence ATGTCATTAGTTCTTAGAATTCTTTTTATTCTTTCTGTAGTTATAGGAATATTTTCAATGAAAGCTCCCGTTTCCATTGATTTAAATTACTCTAATTTACCTCCATTCAAATTATGGGAACATCCTCTTGGATGTGATAGATTAGGTCGTGACGTTTACGCACTATTTGCCTATGGATCCTTTACTACGTTTTTAATTTCTATACCTGCAAGAATGATTACCCTTTTATTTTCTGTATGTATTGCTTTTTTATCTTATACATCGAATAAATATTTCGATTTTATCATCGACTCTTTGGCATCTGTATTTTTATCGTTACCTTCCTTTTTAGTCGCACTCATTGTATTGTATTCACTTGGTTCAGAATTGTATGTGTTCTATATTGCAATCGTAGTTTCAGACTGGGCATTTTCTTTTGAATCAATTCAGGCAAAAATAAGAGAAGTAAAAGAAAGTGGGTATGTAGTTGCCGCCAAAACAATGGGTGGAAATGATTTCTATTTATTCAAGAAACATATTTATCCAGAAATTATTTCAATGTTAGGTATTTTATTTATCACAGGAATCCCTGCGGTAATAATGACAGTTTCGATTTTCAGCTATATGGGAATTGATTTTGGAACTGAATTCTTGGGACCTGGATTAGGGGAACAGATTGCTTTTTCTAAAGATTATTTTTTAGTTTCCCCACTTTCTCTCTTTACTCCTATCCTTGGGATTTTATTTTTAGTTTTGTCTCTAGGAAGAAAGCAGTAA
- a CDS encoding ABC transporter permease has translation MISELTRFLVFLICLSIVVTIITNIRGTDKNYLYADSAMSKADILELENKEPYSKNFTKSILSLFSLDFGNTISGESVSGHILKKLIPTLQLSLFSIVIGSITSIGLALVCIYYDSKIFTFFFLFLSKLILSTPIFVVSILLFLFFFLFLGILPPGGFEAGNITYLILPGFALGSRVFARIFFITLDEGEKEKESDYFFFLQTRGFGKPRIVFYYIFRKIIPLVLIFILIDFSSLLSGSIIVEEIFFFPGIGKSLYSAVRSLDENLLRALLFYSGIIFYILTRAAKKMQYQLSME, from the coding sequence TTGATTTCAGAACTAACACGGTTTTTGGTTTTTTTAATTTGTTTATCTATAGTTGTAACCATCATCACAAATATCCGTGGAACTGATAAAAATTATTTGTATGCTGATTCCGCTATGAGTAAAGCTGATATTTTAGAACTAGAGAATAAAGAACCTTATTCTAAAAATTTCACAAAATCAATACTGTCCTTATTTAGTTTAGATTTTGGAAATACAATAAGCGGTGAAAGTGTCAGTGGTCATATTTTAAAGAAATTAATTCCGACCCTTCAGTTGTCTTTGTTTTCAATAGTGATTGGTTCGATTACGTCTATTGGACTAGCTCTCGTTTGTATTTATTATGACAGTAAGATATTTACTTTTTTTTTTCTGTTTCTTTCTAAATTAATTCTATCAACTCCGATTTTTGTAGTTTCTATCTTATTATTTTTATTTTTCTTTTTATTCTTAGGAATACTTCCTCCGGGAGGATTTGAAGCGGGTAATATTACTTACCTTATACTTCCTGGATTTGCTTTAGGTTCGCGAGTATTCGCGCGTATTTTTTTCATTACTTTAGATGAAGGAGAAAAAGAGAAAGAATCTGATTATTTTTTCTTTTTACAGACTAGAGGATTCGGAAAACCACGGATTGTATTTTACTATATATTTAGAAAAATTATACCACTTGTATTAATTTTTATTTTAATAGATTTTAGTTCTCTTCTTTCTGGATCTATTATTGTAGAGGAAATCTTTTTTTTTCCAGGAATAGGCAAATCACTATATAGTGCTGTTAGAAGTTTAGACGAAAATCTATTACGAGCACTTTTATTTTATTCTGGAATTATTTTTTATATATTAACAAGGGCTGCAAAAAAAATGCAATATCAATTATCGATGGAGTAA
- a CDS encoding cation:proton antiporter yields the protein MEHHDISLLKDIALGIIFATILSHIARILKQPLILGYILGGVILGKEMGFGLVTSAASIELISEIGLILLLFIIGLEINLTELAKMGKSMFTLGVLQFLLCVSFSMGFFFLFGYKIGNGNFDLLYIGVALSLSSTLIVVKLLQDKVEISTVAGKLTIGVLVLQDIWAILFMGLQPNLLEPEILKILQSIAIIFIILFLAFAFSRYVLKFIYESCANRPELVILTSISWCFIICGIADKTGLSKEMGALIAGMSIAAYPYGTDVISKLIGIRDFFVTLFFVSLGLKVEMPTVSLIGMACVIAIFVIVIRIFSIAPVVFLSKRGLRNGLVTSLNLSQISEFSLVIIALGQGYSHVTGEVRSLILNSMILSSVLSTYLILFNHQIAGVFLKGLHFIGISDKKNKEPNEENGTDDEIKRDVVLLGYFRIGQHFVNNIAGITPDMAKRILIVDYNPANKKLLEEKGFKWEYADLAHPDTLHHIGIHHASIVICSISDVFLKGITNLRLLDQLKKMAPEAKFIMTVDEMHQKKSLLKNGAYRVIVPGEITGEFLFDLLINTMCHI from the coding sequence ATGGAACACCATGATATTAGTTTACTAAAAGATATTGCCCTTGGAATTATTTTTGCAACAATCCTTTCGCATATCGCACGGATTTTAAAACAGCCTTTAATTCTTGGATATATATTAGGTGGAGTAATTCTTGGAAAGGAAATGGGATTCGGACTAGTTACTAGTGCAGCAAGTATTGAACTTATCTCAGAAATTGGATTAATTTTATTATTATTTATCATTGGACTTGAAATTAATTTAACTGAGCTAGCCAAAATGGGCAAATCCATGTTCACCCTTGGTGTTTTACAATTTTTACTTTGTGTAAGTTTTAGTATGGGATTCTTTTTTCTATTCGGTTACAAAATTGGAAATGGCAATTTTGATTTACTTTATATAGGCGTTGCACTTTCTCTTAGTTCTACTTTAATAGTAGTAAAACTTTTACAGGATAAAGTGGAAATAAGCACAGTCGCGGGAAAATTAACGATCGGCGTTCTAGTATTACAAGATATTTGGGCAATTTTATTTATGGGTTTACAACCCAATCTATTAGAACCCGAAATTCTAAAAATTTTACAGTCCATAGCAATTATATTCATAATTCTATTTTTAGCATTTGCCTTTAGCCGTTACGTACTTAAATTTATTTACGAATCATGTGCCAATAGACCCGAATTAGTTATATTAACATCAATTTCTTGGTGTTTTATTATTTGTGGGATAGCAGATAAAACAGGGCTTTCAAAAGAAATGGGTGCATTAATTGCAGGTATGAGTATTGCTGCTTACCCATATGGAACTGACGTTATTTCTAAACTCATTGGAATTCGAGATTTTTTTGTAACGTTGTTTTTTGTATCTCTTGGATTAAAAGTAGAGATGCCGACCGTATCTCTAATTGGTATGGCATGTGTAATTGCTATTTTCGTAATTGTGATACGTATTTTTTCCATTGCTCCCGTTGTGTTTTTATCGAAACGAGGACTCAGAAATGGATTAGTAACTTCACTTAATCTTTCTCAAATAAGTGAATTTTCTCTTGTGATCATTGCTCTTGGTCAAGGTTACTCACATGTAACCGGAGAAGTCAGATCACTAATTTTAAACTCGATGATTTTAAGTTCTGTTTTATCTACTTATTTAATTTTATTCAATCATCAGATTGCAGGAGTTTTTCTAAAAGGTCTTCATTTCATAGGAATTTCCGACAAAAAGAACAAAGAGCCTAATGAAGAAAATGGTACTGATGACGAAATAAAAAGAGATGTTGTATTGTTAGGGTATTTCAGAATCGGACAACATTTTGTAAATAATATTGCAGGAATTACGCCTGATATGGCAAAACGAATTTTGATTGTAGATTATAACCCTGCAAATAAAAAATTATTAGAAGAAAAAGGATTTAAGTGGGAATATGCTGATTTGGCGCACCCTGATACATTGCATCATATTGGAATTCATCATGCATCCATAGTGATTTGTTCCATTTCCGATGTATTTTTAAAGGGAATTACAAATCTGCGTCTTCTTGATCAACTTAAGAAAATGGCTCCAGAAGCTAAATTTATTATGACTGTTGACGAAATGCATCAAAAGAAAAGTTTATTAAAAAATGGCGCCTATCGTGTTATTGTACCTGGAGAAATTACAGGTGAATTTTTATTTGATCTATTGATAAATACGATGTGCCATATTTAA
- a CDS encoding PEGA domain-containing protein gives MIMTTNEHKFTPNIFRILFLFFLLSISLFANDDYFQFLDQYLPEKIEYEKARKLCLFPFRNTAENEKIQYLSNGIPSVIISNLNGFKFVYDTQVMENVVYHEFGNPNNANKAPKNKKQVVNRKTLDSLNAGEKESLPEQDPRYIKLDVELVQMETAPLLESNLEIGRKNKCFYIITGDYKQTGDDTLNINVEFTYRKNGVVEKTSETTSLKRSYQEMSSFGMKIKKLLFNKEMATIQVETGEEKDALVFIDGHYAGKTPLEKADVASGRHSISITKEGFEKINKVLNLKKDTVSKYEFDLKKIEKKGLISVTSNPEGASVYLGITYLGETPLKDIVVPLGQNRIRIEKEEFIDYYAGIEIESGKPYTVNAKLKQGNTEEYYKNRLKVFLDYTYLDFAEYSLFSVIIFYANYQYWNYRVNVHKDSIRGDNPWQGEVVSDILLFSTYQNYFTGSDASSINNFLVFYNYQNILVRRNERISNEFRMYRDISGYSAISMLVLSGVFYYLGVDNDAFEFAFTPIIPTTTNITVGTPTIESYIKFNFRF, from the coding sequence ATGATTATGACCACTAATGAACACAAATTTACACCCAACATTTTCAGAATTCTATTTTTATTTTTTTTATTGTCTATTTCTTTATTTGCAAATGACGACTATTTTCAATTCTTAGATCAATACTTACCAGAAAAAATCGAATACGAAAAGGCAAGGAAACTTTGTTTGTTTCCATTTCGAAATACAGCAGAAAACGAAAAAATACAATACCTATCAAATGGAATACCTTCTGTCATTATTTCAAATTTAAACGGGTTTAAGTTTGTATACGATACACAAGTTATGGAGAATGTAGTGTATCATGAATTTGGTAATCCAAATAATGCGAATAAGGCTCCTAAAAATAAAAAACAAGTTGTAAATAGAAAAACGTTAGACTCATTGAACGCAGGGGAAAAGGAATCTTTGCCAGAGCAGGATCCAAGATATATAAAGTTAGACGTAGAATTAGTGCAAATGGAAACGGCACCGTTATTAGAATCTAATTTGGAAATTGGAAGAAAAAATAAATGTTTTTATATCATCACAGGCGACTATAAACAAACCGGTGATGACACTCTAAATATTAATGTAGAATTTACTTATAGAAAAAATGGAGTAGTAGAAAAAACTTCCGAAACAACTTCACTCAAACGATCCTACCAAGAAATGAGTTCGTTTGGAATGAAAATTAAAAAATTACTTTTCAATAAAGAAATGGCAACCATTCAAGTGGAAACTGGAGAAGAAAAAGATGCGTTAGTATTTATAGATGGACATTACGCAGGAAAAACTCCTCTAGAAAAAGCTGACGTAGCCTCTGGACGACATTCAATTTCCATAACAAAAGAAGGTTTTGAAAAAATTAACAAAGTCCTTAACTTAAAAAAAGATACAGTATCAAAATATGAATTTGATCTTAAAAAAATTGAGAAAAAAGGTTTAATTTCCGTAACGTCGAATCCAGAAGGTGCTAGCGTTTACTTAGGAATTACCTACTTAGGAGAAACTCCTTTAAAAGATATAGTCGTACCTTTAGGACAAAATCGAATTAGAATTGAAAAGGAAGAATTTATAGATTATTATGCAGGAATAGAAATTGAATCAGGCAAACCTTACACTGTAAATGCTAAACTAAAACAAGGAAATACGGAAGAGTATTACAAAAATCGTTTAAAGGTTTTTTTAGATTACACTTATTTAGATTTTGCAGAGTATTCGTTGTTTTCAGTTATTATTTTTTATGCTAATTATCAATATTGGAACTATCGTGTAAATGTACATAAAGATTCAATTCGAGGAGATAATCCTTGGCAAGGGGAAGTTGTATCAGATATACTTTTATTTTCTACTTATCAAAATTATTTTACAGGTTCTGATGCATCTTCAATAAATAACTTTTTAGTCTTTTATAATTACCAAAATATACTGGTGAGACGAAATGAAAGAATCTCTAATGAGTTTAGAATGTATCGAGATATAAGTGGATATAGTGCCATATCAATGTTAGTTTTATCAGGCGTATTCTATTATTTAGGAGTAGATAATGATGCATTTGAATTTGCTTTTACTCCAATAATTCCTACTACGACAAATATTACAGTCGGCACACCTACAATTGAGTCGTACATAAAGTTTAATTTTAGATTTTGA
- a CDS encoding glycosyltransferase produces the protein MLIIITVLFISIYAIDIFVLFLFSLHTLLMVNLYRKNKAYCESDPNLAFKVTDSNLPFVTVQLPIYNEFYVVDRLIDAAVRLQYPADRLEIQVLDDSTDETVEKVRRIVNQYKAQGINIDHLHRTNRSGHKAGALEAGFAKAKGEFVAIFDADFVPEPDFLLKTVPYFKDKEVGMVQARWGHINQDYNLLTKAQSYGIDGHFMIEQVARNASNLWMNFNGTAGIWRKACVIDAGGWEHDTLTEDFDLSYRAELKGWKFRYFKDIVCKAEIPAMISAYKSQQFRWCKGSIQTAVKLLPRIWNAELPWRIKSEAIVHLINYSVHPLMIINILFTAPLLLMEFWSGFNLFDLPVVILYGTAAFLSIGSIGPIIFYMYSQREIYPDWKSRIFFLPIMIMIGTGVAVVNTRAWLEAILGIQSSFKRTPKMRLENNTDNIKDRLKYYVPFDFLTILEFFMGVYCLFCVYVSIVVEKPFIIGFMFIYSLGFFFVAFNTVKEALWSVKPTAEKQAEVSIEIA, from the coding sequence ATGCTAATAATTATAACCGTTCTTTTCATTTCCATATATGCGATAGATATATTTGTTCTATTTCTATTTAGTCTTCACACTTTGTTAATGGTAAATCTTTACCGTAAGAACAAAGCTTATTGTGAATCTGATCCAAACTTAGCCTTCAAAGTGACAGATTCGAACCTTCCGTTTGTAACAGTCCAATTGCCAATTTACAATGAATTTTACGTTGTAGATCGATTAATTGATGCAGCTGTTCGTTTACAATACCCAGCCGATCGCTTGGAAATCCAAGTTTTGGATGATTCTACCGACGAAACTGTTGAAAAAGTTCGTAGAATTGTAAACCAATACAAAGCACAAGGTATTAACATCGACCATTTACATAGAACAAATCGCTCTGGGCATAAAGCCGGTGCATTAGAAGCTGGTTTTGCAAAAGCCAAAGGTGAATTTGTCGCTATTTTTGATGCAGACTTTGTTCCAGAGCCTGACTTTCTCTTAAAAACAGTTCCTTATTTTAAAGATAAAGAAGTGGGTATGGTACAAGCTCGCTGGGGTCATATAAACCAAGACTACAATTTACTTACGAAAGCACAAAGTTATGGGATTGATGGTCACTTCATGATTGAACAAGTAGCTCGAAATGCTAGTAATCTTTGGATGAACTTCAATGGAACAGCTGGGATTTGGAGAAAGGCATGTGTAATTGATGCAGGCGGTTGGGAACATGATACATTGACAGAGGATTTTGATCTGTCTTACCGTGCCGAACTAAAAGGCTGGAAATTCCGTTACTTCAAGGATATAGTTTGTAAAGCTGAGATTCCTGCGATGATTTCTGCTTATAAATCTCAACAATTTAGATGGTGTAAGGGAAGTATCCAAACAGCAGTAAAACTTTTACCTAGAATTTGGAATGCTGAGCTTCCTTGGAGAATTAAGTCTGAAGCAATTGTTCATTTGATTAATTATTCAGTGCATCCTCTTATGATAATCAACATTCTTTTTACGGCTCCCCTTTTACTAATGGAATTTTGGTCTGGATTTAATTTATTTGATTTACCTGTAGTAATATTGTATGGAACTGCGGCATTTCTTTCCATAGGCTCAATTGGACCGATTATTTTCTATATGTATTCCCAAAGAGAAATTTATCCAGATTGGAAGTCTAGAATTTTCTTTCTTCCTATAATGATTATGATCGGGACTGGAGTAGCAGTTGTAAATACTCGTGCTTGGTTAGAAGCAATTTTAGGAATTCAGTCTAGTTTCAAACGTACACCTAAGATGAGGCTCGAGAATAATACTGATAATATAAAAGACCGCTTAAAGTATTACGTTCCATTTGATTTCCTAACGATTTTAGAATTCTTTATGGGTGTTTATTGTCTTTTCTGTGTATATGTTTCTATTGTAGTAGAAAAACCGTTTATCATAGGATTTATGTTCATCTACTCTCTTGGATTCTTTTTCGTTGCATTTAACACAGTTAAAGAAGCACTTTGGAGTGTAAAACCAACTGCGGAGAAACAAGCGGAAGTCAGCATCGAAATTGCTTGA